Proteins from one Chaetodon auriga isolate fChaAug3 chromosome 19, fChaAug3.hap1, whole genome shotgun sequence genomic window:
- the orai1b gene encoding calcium release-activated calcium channel protein 1 produces the protein MSLNEHSLQALSWRKLYLSRAKLKASSRTSALLSGFAMVAMVEVQLDNSYPYPPALLIAFSACTTVLVAVHLFALMVSTCILPNIEAVSNVHNLNSVKESPHERMHRHIELAWAFSTVIGTLLFLAEVVLLCWVKFLPVKPNKSSNNTVSSGVAAAITSTSIMVPFGLVFIVFAVHFYRSLVSHKTDRQFQELEELSNLTRLQNELDNRGESSILQSPSSHFP, from the exons ATGAGTCTGAACGAGCATTCACTGCAAGCTCTGTCTTGGAGGAAGCTCTACCTGAGCCGAGCGAAGCTGAAGGCTTCCAGCCGGACATCAGCGCTGCTTTCTGGATTCGCTATG GTGGCTATGGTGGAAGTGCAGCTGGACAACAGCTACCCTTACCCACCGGCTCTGCTCATTGCCTTCAGTGCCTGCACCACTGTGCTTGTGGCTGTTCACCTGTTTGCTCTGATGGTCAGTACCTGCATTTTGCCCAATATAGAGGCTGTCAGCAATGTCCACAACCTCAACTCTGTGAAGGAGTCTCCACATGAGCGAATGCACCGGCACATTGAACTGGCATGGGCTTTTTCTACAGTCATTGGTACTCTGCTCTTCCTAGCTGAGGTAGTTCTACTCTGCTGGGTCAAATTCTTGCCTGTAAAGCCCAACAAGTCCAGCAACAATACAGTTTCATCTGGTGTGGCTGCTGCTATTACATCCACCTCTATTATGGTCCCCTTTGGTTTAGTCTTCATAGTCTTTGCTGTGCATTTCTACCGCTCCTTGGTCAGCCAcaagactgacagacagtttcaggagctggaggagctttcCAATCTCACCCGGCTACAGAATGAGCTGGACAACAGAGGGGAGTCTTCCATCTTGCAATCTCCAAGCTCACATTTCCCATAG
- the morn3 gene encoding MORN repeat-containing protein 3, with the protein MPYIKASPKNQPSSTLLDIKSQKCGLRCTVFSVSGNEYTGEWQDDKKHGKGTQVWKKSGAIYIGDWKFGKRDGYGAYSVLLPKTKKYARKYCGGWKDGKKHGYGTYFYNSSAVYEGEWSEDQRSGWGRMYYDNGDIYEGEWMKDKNHGQGIIRFANGNWYEGTWRDGKKNGSGKLYYSDKGQLYEGFWVDGVAKCGTLSDFGRDEAPTPTQHPIPEVHLVDMQLVLREAQAAYLEQC; encoded by the exons ATGCCATATATTAAAGCATCTCCAAAAAATCAGCCCTCCTCAACATTGTTGGATATTAAGTCACAGAAATGTGGACTGCGGTGCACAGTGTTTTCGGTCAGTGGAAATGAATACACCGGGGAGTGGCAGGACGACAAAAAACATG GGAAGGGAACTCAGGTTTGGAAGAAATCCGGTGCCATTTATATTGGAGACTGGAAATTTGGAAAACGTGATGGATATGGTGCCTACAGTGTGCTCCTCCCAAAGACAAAGAAGTATGCAAGGAAGTACTGTGGTGgatggaaagatggaaagaagcAT GGCTATGGGACGTACTTCTACAATAGCTCAGCAGTTTATGAGGGAGAGTGGAGTGAGGACCAGCGGAGTGGCTGGGGAAGGATGTACTATGACAATGGAGATATCTATGAGGGAGAGTGGATGAAGGATAAGAATCATGGACAGGGCATCATTCGATTTG CTAATGGCAACTGGTATGAAGGCACCTGGCGAGATGGCAAGAAGAACGGTAGTGGAAAGCTCTACTATTCTGACAAAGGCCAGCTTTATGAAGGCTTTTGGGTGGATGGAGTCGCAAAGTGCGGGACCCTGTCGGATTTTGGAAGGGATGAAGCACCAACACCGACACAGCATCCAATTCCAGAG GTACACCTTGTAGATATGCAGTTGGTTTTAAGGGAAGCCCAGGCAGCCTACCTTGAACAGTgttga
- the tmem120b gene encoding transmembrane protein 120B has protein sequence MSKPKFQTEWEEIDEEYQQLQETHKIYRQKLEELTNLQTTCSSAISKQRKCLKDLRYSLAKCAQTCSEKELELITDIKTQIKDKENVFFDMEAYLPKKNGLYLNLVLGNVNVTLLSNQAKFAYKDEYEKFKLYMTIILMFGAITCLFFLNCRVTDEIFNFLLVWYYCTLTIRESILMSNGSRIKGWWVSHHYVSTFLSGVMLTWPEGPMYQMFRSQFLAFSIYQSFVQFLQYYYQSGCLYRLRALGERNQLDLTVEGFQSWMWRGLTFLLPFLFFGHFWQLYNSVTLFRLAGHEDCKEWQVFMLALTFLVLFLGNFLTTLKVVHQKIQKNQEKVQKTN, from the exons ATGTCCAAACCGAAGTTTCAGACGGAGTGGGAGGAAATTGACGAGGAATATCAACAATTACAG GAAACTCACAAAATATACAGACAAAAACTCGAGGAGCTCACCAACCTTCAGACAACATGCAGCAGCGCCATcagtaaacagagaaaatgtctgaaagacCTGCGGTACAGCCTGGCCAA gtgtgcacaaacatgcagcgAGAAGGAACTGGAACTAATAACGGACATCAAGACACAAATcaaagataaagaaaatgtgttctttGACATGGAAGCATATTTGCCAAAGAAAAACGG gctgtACCTGAATTTGGTCCTGGGCAATGTGAACGTAACACTTCTCAGTAACCAGGCAAA ATTTGCCTACAAAGACGAGTATGAGAAGTTCAAGCTTTATATGACAATAATCCTGATGTTTGGAGCAATAACCTGCCTCTTCTTTCTCAACTGTCG AGTCACTGATGAAATCTTCAACTTTTTGCTGGTGTGGTACTACTGCACACTGACCATAAGGGAAAGCATCCTCATGAGCAACGGCTCCAG GATCAAAGGTTGGTGGGTGTCTCACCATTACGTATCGACCTTCCTGTCAGGTGTGATGCTCACCTG GCCAGAGGGCCCCATGTATCAGATGTTCAGGAGCCAGTTCCTTGCTTTCTCCATATATCaga gCTTTGTTCAGTTCCTCCAGTATTACTACCAGAGCGGCTGCTTATACAGGCTGCGAGCTTTGGGGGAGAGAAATCAGCTGGACCTCACAGTGG agggaTTTCAGTCCTGGATGTGGAGAGGCCTCACTTTTCTTTTGCCGTTCCTCTTTTTTGGCCAT ttttggCAGCTGTACAACTCAGTGACCCTGTTTCGCTTGGCAGGACATGAGGACTGTAAGGAGTGGCAG GTATTTATGCTGGCGCTGACCTTCCTCGTCCTGTTCCTGGGAAACTTCCTCACCACGTTAAAAGTCGTCCACCAAAAGATTCAGAAAAACCAGGAAAAGGTGCAAAAGACCAACTGA
- the rhof gene encoding rho-related GTP-binding protein RhoF, translating to MTQNHAGTGNGTAKKGEELKIVIVGDGGCGKTSLLMVYAKGDFPEKYAPSVFEKYVTTISLGGKEIKLNLYDTAGQDDYDRLRPLSYQEANLVLVCFDVTNPTSFENVLIKWFPEVRHFCQDTPIILIGCKTDLRKDKECARKLKAMNQAPITYTQGEETRQQMNAELYLECSAKYQENVEDIFREATKRTLAFNRKQRNCKRRKKCVVL from the exons ATGACGCAAAATCATGCTGGGACTGGTAATGGCACCgcaaaaaaaggagaagaactTAAGATTGTCATAGTGGGAGATGGAGGCTGCGGGAAAACATCACTTCTGATGGTTTACGCCAAAGGTGATTTTCCAGAG aaatatgcacCATCAGTGTTCGAAAAATACGTCACCACTATCTCTCTTGGAGGAAAAGAGATAAAGCTCAACCTGTATGACACAGCTG GACAGGACGACTATGACAGACTACGGCCGCTCTCATACCAGGAAGCCAATCTGGTTTTAGTCTGCTTTGATGTGACCAACCCCACCAGCTTTGAGAACGTCCTGATAAAG TGGTTCCCAGAGGTGAGGCACTTCTGTCAGGACACTCCCATCATCCTGATTGGCTGCAAGACTGACCTCAGGAAGGACAAAGAGTGCGCAAGGAAGCTCAAGGCCATGAACCAGGCTCCCATCACTTACACACAG GGTGAGGAGACCCGGCAGCAGATGAATGCAGAGCTCTACCTCGAGTGTTCGGCAAAGTATCAGGAGAACGTGGAAGACATTTTCAGAGAGGCCACCAAGAGAACTTTGGCCTTCAATCGAAAGCAAAGGAACTgtaagaggaggaagaaatgtgttgttttgtga